The following coding sequences are from one Alosa alosa isolate M-15738 ecotype Scorff River chromosome 3, AALO_Geno_1.1, whole genome shotgun sequence window:
- the LOC125291696 gene encoding calponin homology domain-containing protein DDB_G0272472-like isoform X1: MATASKHKSKSIKFTLVSISREVQIHPGDDITLPCHLSPEASAVAMEIRWFKGTDCIYLYRKPFVHVQTSFKGRLATKTLKKGDVSLTMKKSTWGDAGQYTCQVIHGEEKEEQTVALQFDDQGETGVICPDLRKITDRHEKQMEESVRAIEEVSRQLREERKKHEGQLIQETQKAYKLAYGAKLNKKMAKALAYQRAEGRGKWPNSKEMLRCDYEEGRRREAERKSTNSKQQEEVGETQRENRQDNVTSLLRQVLSLETELQMRNSEVQELRTQLQGKERGDRHNQVERHKQRERREHLNVGGESPGPAPPVSPAASELRLVLLGGSTAGKRAAGNTILGTNTLTETQHSKSRQGGVAGRRVTTVETPDWFCSGLSEKDMRKDVGLCVRLSAPGPHAFLLVIPVEPSEGEERRMLEKMEDIFGEGCWGHTLILFTHAEGLRERSVEELLQTGSQELQQLVEKCGNRCHLLNVKDRPDDTKITQLLEKIEEMVSGNRERFYSTETYQEAERQLREIERRMQKEREVEERKQREERERKVELDKIVQKYLKKMDREIQKHKRQIRTVHDKTTELEKKINEANDEKQRAMMQRELQKEIVQKEEMETNLNQMKEKKEKELREMEEMRESYEREARAEAERKLMKIIFSELQRNISFNKEMMEGELNRQMEEKNRGITEKKRELEETKQQMEEKSREFGIILQELRDKGKAIDELTLRQCDGDKRMEVAILLQDRIDKDREIERMKEVLKGKDREMERMRQILNERERQEET, translated from the exons GATGACATCACACTGCCCTGTCACCTCTCTCCTGAGGCCAgtgctgttgccatggagatcaGGTGGTTTAAGGGGACAGACTGCATCTACCTGTATAGGAAACCATTTGTGCACGTGCAGACGAGCTTCAAGGGCAGACTGGCCACCAAGACGCTGAAGAAAGGAGACGTGTCTCTGACGATGAAGAAGAGCACATGGGGAGACGCGGGGCAGTACACATGCCAG GTCATCcatggagaagagaaggaggaacaGACTGTAGCACTGCAGTTTGATGATCAAG GAGAGACAGGAGTCATATGCCCTG ACCTTCGGAAGATAACTGATAGACACGAGAAGCAAATGGAGGAATCTGTCCGAGCGATTG AGGAAGTGAGTAGACAACTGcgtgaggagaggaagaagcaTGAGGGACAGTTGATCCAGGAGACACAGAAGGCTTACAAACTGGCCTACGGGGCCAAGCTGAACAAGAAGATGGCAAAAGCTCTTG CATACCAGAGAGCTGAGGGAAGGGGGAAATGGCCGAACAGTAAAGAGATGCTGAGGTGTGACTATGAGGAGGGAAGacggagagaggcagagagaaaatcGACAAACTCGAAACAACAGGAGGAAGTGGGAGAGACGCAGAGAGAGAATCGACAGGACAACGTAACCAGCCTCTTACGACAGGTGCTCTCTCTGGAAACTGAACTACAGATGAGGAATAGTGAAGTGCAGGAGCTGAGGACCCAACTGCAGGGCAAGGAGAGAGGAGACCGACATAATCAAGTGGAGAGAcacaaacagagggagaggagagaacatctGAATG TGGGAGGAGAGAGTCCTGGTCCAGCCCCCCCAGTGTCTCCTGCTGCGTCTGAGCTGAGGCTGGTGCTGCTGGGGGGGAGCACAGCTGGGAAGAGGGCAGCAGGAAACACCATCCtgggcacaaacacactcacagagacccAGCACAGCAAGAGCAGACAGGGGGGGGTGGCTGGGAGACGGGTTACCACTGTAGAAACTCCGGACTGGTTCTGTAGTGGACTCTCTGAGAAGGACATGAGAAAGGACGTGGGGCTTTGTGTCCGTCTGTCTGCCCCAGGACCTCACGCCTTCCTCCTGGTGATTCCAGTGGAGCCGtctgaaggggaggagaggaggatgctggAGAAAATGGAGGATATTTTTGGGGAGGGCTGTTGGGGACACACACTGATCCTCTTCACCCATGCTgaggggctgagagagaggagtgtggagGAGTTGCTCCAGACAGGGAGCCAGGAGCTCCAGCAGCTGGTagagaaatgtgggaacagGTGTCACCTTCTCAACGTTAAGGACAGACCTGATGACACTAAGATCACACAGCTGCTCGAGAAGATAGAAgagatggtgtcaggaaacagagagagattctACAGCACTGAGACCTACcaggaggcagagagacagctcagagagatagagagaaggatgcagaAAGAacgagaggtggaggagaggaaacagagggaggagagagagagaaaagttgaACTTGATAAAATTGTTCAGAAGTATCTGAAGAAGATGGACAGGGAGATTCAGAAGCATAAAAGACAAATTAGAACGGTACATGATAAAACAACTGAactagagaaaaaaataaatgaagcaAATGATGAGaagcaaagagcaatgatgcagcGTGAATTGCAGAAAGAGATTGTACagaaggaggagatggagacaaatctGAATCaaatgaaggaaaaaaaggaaaaggagttgagagagatggaggagatgagagagagctaTGAGAGAGAGGCCAGGGCTGAAGCAGAGAGAAAGCTCATGAAGATCATCTTCTCTGAACTACAGAGAAACATCAGCTTCAACAAGGAGATGATGGAGGGAGAGCTCaacagacagatggaggagaagaataGAGGGATTacggagaagaagagagagctaGAGGAGACAAAACaacagatggaggagaagagtcGAGAGTTTGGAATAATTCTTCAGGAACTAAGAGACAAAGGGAAGGCCATTGATGAACTGACACTCAGGCAGTGTGATGGAGACAAACGTATGGAGGTAGCGATACTCCTGCAAGACCGAATAGACaaggacagagagatagagagaatgaaagaagtgctgaaagggaaagacagagagatggagaggatgagacagatactgaatgagagagagagacaggaagagacttGA
- the LOC125291696 gene encoding trichohyalin-like isoform X2: MEAISSRFQKSYLRKITDRHEKQMEESVRAIEEVSRQLREERKKHEGQLIQETQKAYKLAYGAKLNKKMAKALAYQRAEGRGKWPNSKEMLRCDYEEGRRREAERKSTNSKQQEEVGETQRENRQDNVTSLLRQVLSLETELQMRNSEVQELRTQLQGKERGDRHNQVERHKQRERREHLNVGGESPGPAPPVSPAASELRLVLLGGSTAGKRAAGNTILGTNTLTETQHSKSRQGGVAGRRVTTVETPDWFCSGLSEKDMRKDVGLCVRLSAPGPHAFLLVIPVEPSEGEERRMLEKMEDIFGEGCWGHTLILFTHAEGLRERSVEELLQTGSQELQQLVEKCGNRCHLLNVKDRPDDTKITQLLEKIEEMVSGNRERFYSTETYQEAERQLREIERRMQKEREVEERKQREERERKVELDKIVQKYLKKMDREIQKHKRQIRTVHDKTTELEKKINEANDEKQRAMMQRELQKEIVQKEEMETNLNQMKEKKEKELREMEEMRESYEREARAEAERKLMKIIFSELQRNISFNKEMMEGELNRQMEEKNRGITEKKRELEETKQQMEEKSREFGIILQELRDKGKAIDELTLRQCDGDKRMEVAILLQDRIDKDREIERMKEVLKGKDREMERMRQILNERERQEET, encoded by the exons ATGGAGGCTATATCTAGCCGGTTCCAAAAATCTT ACCTTCGGAAGATAACTGATAGACACGAGAAGCAAATGGAGGAATCTGTCCGAGCGATTG AGGAAGTGAGTAGACAACTGcgtgaggagaggaagaagcaTGAGGGACAGTTGATCCAGGAGACACAGAAGGCTTACAAACTGGCCTACGGGGCCAAGCTGAACAAGAAGATGGCAAAAGCTCTTG CATACCAGAGAGCTGAGGGAAGGGGGAAATGGCCGAACAGTAAAGAGATGCTGAGGTGTGACTATGAGGAGGGAAGacggagagaggcagagagaaaatcGACAAACTCGAAACAACAGGAGGAAGTGGGAGAGACGCAGAGAGAGAATCGACAGGACAACGTAACCAGCCTCTTACGACAGGTGCTCTCTCTGGAAACTGAACTACAGATGAGGAATAGTGAAGTGCAGGAGCTGAGGACCCAACTGCAGGGCAAGGAGAGAGGAGACCGACATAATCAAGTGGAGAGAcacaaacagagggagaggagagaacatctGAATG TGGGAGGAGAGAGTCCTGGTCCAGCCCCCCCAGTGTCTCCTGCTGCGTCTGAGCTGAGGCTGGTGCTGCTGGGGGGGAGCACAGCTGGGAAGAGGGCAGCAGGAAACACCATCCtgggcacaaacacactcacagagacccAGCACAGCAAGAGCAGACAGGGGGGGGTGGCTGGGAGACGGGTTACCACTGTAGAAACTCCGGACTGGTTCTGTAGTGGACTCTCTGAGAAGGACATGAGAAAGGACGTGGGGCTTTGTGTCCGTCTGTCTGCCCCAGGACCTCACGCCTTCCTCCTGGTGATTCCAGTGGAGCCGtctgaaggggaggagaggaggatgctggAGAAAATGGAGGATATTTTTGGGGAGGGCTGTTGGGGACACACACTGATCCTCTTCACCCATGCTgaggggctgagagagaggagtgtggagGAGTTGCTCCAGACAGGGAGCCAGGAGCTCCAGCAGCTGGTagagaaatgtgggaacagGTGTCACCTTCTCAACGTTAAGGACAGACCTGATGACACTAAGATCACACAGCTGCTCGAGAAGATAGAAgagatggtgtcaggaaacagagagagattctACAGCACTGAGACCTACcaggaggcagagagacagctcagagagatagagagaaggatgcagaAAGAacgagaggtggaggagaggaaacagagggaggagagagagagaaaagttgaACTTGATAAAATTGTTCAGAAGTATCTGAAGAAGATGGACAGGGAGATTCAGAAGCATAAAAGACAAATTAGAACGGTACATGATAAAACAACTGAactagagaaaaaaataaatgaagcaAATGATGAGaagcaaagagcaatgatgcagcGTGAATTGCAGAAAGAGATTGTACagaaggaggagatggagacaaatctGAATCaaatgaaggaaaaaaaggaaaaggagttgagagagatggaggagatgagagagagctaTGAGAGAGAGGCCAGGGCTGAAGCAGAGAGAAAGCTCATGAAGATCATCTTCTCTGAACTACAGAGAAACATCAGCTTCAACAAGGAGATGATGGAGGGAGAGCTCaacagacagatggaggagaagaataGAGGGATTacggagaagaagagagagctaGAGGAGACAAAACaacagatggaggagaagagtcGAGAGTTTGGAATAATTCTTCAGGAACTAAGAGACAAAGGGAAGGCCATTGATGAACTGACACTCAGGCAGTGTGATGGAGACAAACGTATGGAGGTAGCGATACTCCTGCAAGACCGAATAGACaaggacagagagatagagagaatgaaagaagtgctgaaagggaaagacagagagatggagaggatgagacagatactgaatgagagagagagacaggaagagacttGA